In Paenibacillus sp. BIC5C1, a genomic segment contains:
- a CDS encoding helix-turn-helix domain-containing protein, which produces MISLVYIHTGTYCDAISGSSTKSIQRHTLMIITEGRGNVHCMDKLTEVLAGSCFLFHPGMEVQLENHSDLPLQVYWIEFEPLPVSVQGTPRTAVLAQGQVYPEHVSRMIQLVHLLHPVEDLCDEKENYSKHVLFQELILLVMKADTVDKEYRSIQAVDTLLKRLEQSVTLDYTLDQLAAETGLSSRHFSRLFREHTGQSPIQYLNALRMNRAKKRLLESNDSIQEIAGHIGFRDPFHFSRSFKQHTGVSPRLYIHLRKHTMRVASFQFLGELLALGITPIGAPYQLLECRYYQGHVRGVPSIGNSVVTPYMDKISELKPDLIVTFNGHHYAEYSKIAPTLDVPWSLPFFERFRLIADLTGRTPVAEAWLESYMNKIRETKGLLSPLHDDDQTVSFFWMRGLPATFQVYYDVGVLYRDLQLKPPAPVLAAQQNKSHPFKEDIPLDQLHKYAGDHLFIVVSGDPESIRQFEQLERSMYWQQLPAVQKGQVYRMTEDWLREDPISMMGQVQDLVNLIG; this is translated from the coding sequence ATGATTTCGCTGGTCTATATACATACAGGTACATACTGCGATGCGATATCCGGTTCGTCAACAAAATCAATACAACGTCATACGTTGATGATCATCACCGAAGGGCGCGGCAACGTCCATTGCATGGATAAACTAACTGAGGTTTTAGCAGGAAGCTGTTTTCTATTTCATCCCGGAATGGAAGTGCAGCTTGAGAACCACTCTGATCTTCCTCTGCAAGTATACTGGATTGAATTCGAACCTCTACCCGTGTCTGTTCAGGGTACGCCTCGCACAGCTGTATTAGCGCAAGGTCAAGTATACCCAGAGCATGTTTCCCGCATGATTCAATTGGTTCACTTGCTGCACCCCGTGGAGGATCTTTGCGACGAGAAAGAAAACTACAGCAAACATGTACTGTTTCAGGAATTGATTTTACTCGTCATGAAAGCAGACACGGTGGATAAAGAATATCGCAGCATACAGGCTGTAGATACACTCCTTAAACGGTTGGAACAATCCGTTACACTTGACTATACTTTGGATCAACTTGCCGCAGAGACCGGGCTATCCTCACGCCATTTTTCGCGTCTTTTTCGTGAGCATACCGGACAGAGCCCTATCCAATATTTGAATGCCTTACGAATGAATCGTGCCAAAAAACGTCTGCTGGAATCAAATGATTCGATTCAGGAAATTGCAGGACATATCGGGTTCCGTGATCCTTTTCATTTCAGTCGCAGCTTCAAGCAGCACACCGGTGTATCGCCGCGTTTATATATTCATCTAAGAAAGCACACGATGCGTGTTGCCTCGTTTCAGTTCCTGGGTGAGCTGCTGGCGCTCGGCATAACACCTATTGGCGCGCCTTACCAATTGCTGGAATGCCGTTATTACCAGGGTCATGTGCGAGGTGTTCCTTCGATTGGGAATTCTGTGGTAACACCATATATGGATAAGATATCGGAATTGAAACCCGATCTCATCGTGACTTTTAACGGGCATCATTATGCGGAATATTCCAAGATTGCTCCTACACTGGATGTTCCCTGGTCCCTGCCTTTCTTTGAGCGCTTTCGTCTAATTGCGGATTTGACTGGAAGAACGCCTGTGGCAGAAGCCTGGTTGGAGAGCTATATGAACAAGATTAGGGAAACCAAAGGACTCTTGTCTCCTCTTCATGATGATGACCAAACGGTCTCATTCTTCTGGATGAGAGGGCTCCCTGCTACCTTCCAGGTTTACTACGACGTAGGTGTGTTATATCGTGATTTGCAATTAAAACCTCCTGCTCCGGTGCTGGCAGCCCAGCAAAACAAATCTCATCCGTTCAAAGAAGATATTCCACTAGATCAATTGCATAAATATGCGGGTGATCATCTCTTTATCGTTGTGTCCGGCGATCCGGAATCCATCCGACAGTTTGAACAGCTTGAACGCAGCATGTATTGGCAGCAACTTCCGGCAGTACAAAAGGGGCAGGTTTACCGTATGACGGAAGACTGGCTTCGGGAAGATCCAATCTCCATGATGGGGCAGGTTCAGGACCTGGTGAATTTGATTGGGTAA
- a CDS encoding ATP-binding cassette domain-containing protein: MAIELEHVGVASSQPDKRALLQDITVQLKRGEVTLLLGCTGSGKTTLLQTIAGLKPPDVGSLKLDGEFFWQNGKVPQSILLQMGLVFQFPEQQLFARSIGREFAYSLRPYRLPDEQKKKQISEALEHWDSPAGQGEEERFHSDRSPFALSGGERRRLGLALGTATQPSWLLLDEPSAGLEAQSVIMLLDVLNQHRTAGEGAIVATHDLDSFLPHADRVLLLKDGRLVADLTPRELHTRPDLLELAGIGLPPSMQLAQQFAASGIHFPSTVLTPEEMAEAIVQFVNEPLEQKVNVIGNEEPFRVEFRVDEAKLAFSSSDTSGGEGTQESIYAHAESGSSRGLYGAMDPRLKWVLYILLVTAAMLQRHWLGLSLTLVPVILALVVLPRQALMGCLKLMKPLVLFFLVSTALSGTTLSTEGGGLQFGFSLMQAEATLLNVYRLFIVTLASLWFSLTTPYGRMVEGLNWVLGVGKKIKLPVSSFALAVSLIFRFIPMIWSEWQRFSLIVRARGKAALRPNTVRIRDLGPMVIPLLMALFQRAEDMTIAMEMRKVRENSLLGARSSLLVWTKRDTWICMIGLIVFVFYIWIRD, from the coding sequence TTGGCAATCGAATTAGAACATGTAGGTGTAGCTTCGTCACAACCTGACAAAAGAGCGCTGCTTCAAGATATCACAGTCCAACTGAAACGTGGCGAAGTCACTTTATTGTTAGGCTGCACAGGATCAGGCAAAACAACACTGCTGCAAACAATCGCCGGTCTAAAGCCTCCAGATGTGGGCAGCCTCAAGCTGGATGGAGAGTTTTTCTGGCAGAACGGTAAAGTGCCGCAGTCCATTTTGCTGCAAATGGGCTTGGTCTTTCAATTCCCGGAGCAACAGTTGTTCGCCCGAAGCATTGGTCGAGAATTTGCTTATTCCCTGCGTCCATATCGGCTACCGGATGAGCAAAAGAAAAAGCAGATTTCCGAAGCACTGGAGCACTGGGACTCCCCAGCGGGTCAGGGAGAAGAAGAACGGTTCCATTCGGACAGATCACCTTTTGCACTAAGTGGGGGAGAACGGAGAAGACTGGGGCTTGCCCTGGGAACTGCTACGCAGCCTTCATGGCTATTGCTTGATGAACCCAGCGCCGGATTGGAAGCACAAAGTGTGATCATGCTGCTGGATGTATTGAATCAGCATCGAACTGCAGGTGAGGGAGCCATTGTGGCTACACACGACCTGGACTCATTTTTACCACATGCGGATCGGGTTCTTTTGTTGAAGGATGGGCGTCTGGTTGCTGATCTCACGCCACGAGAACTTCATACAAGACCAGATCTGCTGGAACTTGCGGGAATTGGGCTGCCACCATCCATGCAACTGGCACAACAATTTGCGGCGTCGGGCATTCATTTTCCTTCTACTGTGTTGACCCCGGAGGAAATGGCTGAAGCTATTGTTCAGTTCGTCAATGAGCCTTTAGAGCAGAAGGTTAATGTTATTGGTAATGAGGAACCATTCAGAGTAGAATTCAGAGTAGATGAAGCAAAGCTTGCCTTTTCAAGCTCCGACACTTCGGGAGGAGAAGGCACACAGGAGTCCATATACGCCCACGCTGAATCAGGATCAAGCAGAGGATTGTACGGTGCCATGGACCCGCGTCTGAAATGGGTTTTATACATTTTGCTCGTGACCGCTGCGATGCTTCAGCGCCACTGGTTAGGTCTCTCTCTTACGTTGGTGCCGGTCATCTTGGCGCTTGTTGTGTTGCCACGGCAGGCTCTGATGGGATGCTTGAAATTAATGAAGCCGCTCGTACTGTTCTTTCTCGTATCTACCGCGTTGTCGGGCACGACTCTTTCTACAGAAGGTGGCGGCCTACAGTTTGGATTTTCCCTGATGCAGGCGGAGGCGACGTTACTGAATGTATACCGTTTGTTTATCGTTACGTTGGCAAGCCTTTGGTTTTCACTGACTACGCCATATGGGCGCATGGTTGAGGGACTGAATTGGGTGCTTGGTGTTGGCAAAAAAATTAAACTGCCCGTGTCGTCGTTTGCACTCGCCGTGTCCTTAATCTTTCGTTTTATCCCGATGATCTGGAGTGAATGGCAGCGATTCTCGCTAATCGTCCGGGCACGCGGCAAAGCTGCATTAAGACCGAATACGGTACGTATACGTGATCTTGGTCCAATGGTCATTCCCTTGCTAATGGCGCTGTTTCAGCGTGCAGAAGATATGACGATTGCGATGGAAATGCGGAAAGTTAGGGAGAATTCCTTGCTCGGAGCACGCTCCTCCTTATTGGTATGGACCAAACGAGATACATGGATTTGCATGATTGGACTTATTGTTTTTGTATTTTATATCTGGATCAGAGACTGA
- a CDS encoding ATP-binding cassette domain-containing protein produces MQDVTPLITLDQVRVHYASESGRIRKAVDGVTLELAPGEWISIVGANGSGKSTLAGLLIGFTPLSGGERKATPELVVRGVLQQPDAQVLGDTIEEEFHFALSSLLESPDEQLRRREHALHTVGLEHPPEASISMLSGGQKQLLNIAVALAAKPDVLILDEPTAMLDPGARDRMEAVVQTIVQQGTAVIWITHHLEEATLCDRIIAMEQGRCVYDGAPAAFFYGKDKEETTAEAGKEAQPPSPCEQLGLAPPFTVQTALLLKRKGLLHHATPLRPEQLVKEVALWQSN; encoded by the coding sequence ATGCAAGACGTTACACCTTTGATTACACTAGATCAAGTCCGTGTTCATTATGCCTCCGAGTCAGGACGTATTCGTAAGGCAGTGGATGGGGTTACGCTGGAATTAGCTCCGGGAGAGTGGATAAGTATTGTGGGAGCCAATGGTAGTGGCAAGAGCACGCTGGCTGGACTACTGATTGGATTCACTCCGTTATCCGGCGGAGAAAGAAAGGCTACTCCAGAACTGGTTGTTCGTGGAGTCCTCCAGCAGCCTGATGCACAGGTACTGGGAGATACCATTGAGGAGGAGTTCCATTTTGCTTTATCCTCTCTGCTGGAATCTCCTGATGAACAATTACGCCGGAGAGAGCACGCATTACATACGGTTGGACTTGAACACCCGCCAGAGGCGTCAATATCGATGCTGTCTGGAGGACAGAAGCAGCTGCTTAATATCGCGGTAGCGCTGGCGGCTAAGCCAGATGTGCTCATTCTGGACGAACCTACGGCCATGCTTGATCCAGGAGCCAGAGATCGAATGGAAGCTGTAGTTCAAACTATTGTCCAGCAAGGGACGGCGGTAATCTGGATTACGCATCATTTGGAGGAAGCGACCCTTTGCGATCGAATTATTGCCATGGAACAGGGACGCTGTGTTTACGATGGAGCTCCTGCAGCTTTCTTCTATGGAAAAGATAAGGAAGAGACGACTGCTGAGGCTGGAAAAGAAGCACAACCACCATCACCCTGCGAACAGCTGGGGCTTGCTCCACCTTTTACGGTGCAGACGGCTCTACTTCTGAAACGGAAAGGTCTGCTCCATCATGCGACACCTCTGCGACCAGAGCAGTTGGTTAAGGAGGTAGCCCTTTGGCAATCGAATTAG
- a CDS encoding beta-glucoside-specific PTS transporter subunit IIABC, producing the protein MSQEKLAKEIVELVGGEKNVVSLVHCATRLRFVLKDDAKADKAKLEKTEGIIAVKENGGQFQVVVGNKVPEVYSAIGQISNILNDSSEKEKPKKSAKGIGGIIDVISSIFAPLLGVMAGAGILKGLLLIASNVGWLETTETTYKILFAAADSLFYFLPLLLAVTTARKFQGNMFVAMTIAGALIYPSIVTLKAEGTPTDFFGIPVILMNYSSTVIPIILAVIVMSKLEKFFNKVLHESVKNFVTPLFLLVIMVPLTLLVFGPFGVYVGNAIASGLVAAFGFSPLLAGAVMGASWQLLVIFGVHWGLIPVFINNVAVYGRDGVKPAATASIFAQTGAAFGVMLKTKNKKLKTLAGSSTLTALFGITEPAIYGVTLPLKRPFIAGVIGGAVGGAIIGQAGTQAFASGAPGLLTLPIFYGPGGEGFPGLILGICVSFVVSAALTYIMGFKDPVDEEEQEKSTESTNPSERTAESVDQEVLSPIEGTIVELTEVPDPAFSSGAMGKGVAIEPAVGRVVAPFDGTITVAFKKKHALAVVSDTGAEILVHVGVDTVKLDGQHFTSHIQEGDRVKAGDLLLEFDIAAIKAAGYHTVTPIIVTNSANYEEVVPLTTGQVRVQEPLLTLYGGKGQE; encoded by the coding sequence ATGAGTCAGGAAAAACTCGCAAAAGAGATCGTCGAACTGGTCGGCGGCGAAAAAAATGTGGTATCACTGGTACATTGCGCAACACGTTTGCGGTTTGTATTGAAAGATGACGCCAAGGCAGACAAAGCCAAGCTGGAAAAGACAGAAGGGATCATCGCAGTTAAGGAAAATGGGGGTCAGTTCCAAGTGGTCGTTGGCAATAAGGTGCCTGAGGTTTACAGCGCCATTGGTCAGATCAGCAACATTTTGAATGATTCTTCCGAAAAGGAAAAGCCGAAGAAGTCCGCGAAAGGCATTGGCGGCATTATCGACGTGATTTCCAGTATTTTTGCACCGCTGCTAGGGGTTATGGCGGGAGCCGGTATCTTGAAAGGGCTGCTGCTCATTGCAAGCAATGTCGGCTGGCTGGAAACGACGGAAACCACGTATAAAATCTTATTTGCAGCAGCAGACAGTCTGTTTTATTTCTTACCTTTGCTGTTAGCGGTTACAACCGCTCGCAAATTCCAGGGTAACATGTTTGTGGCGATGACCATTGCTGGCGCATTAATCTATCCTTCCATCGTCACGCTCAAGGCGGAGGGAACGCCAACCGATTTCTTCGGCATCCCTGTCATTTTGATGAATTATTCATCTACCGTTATCCCTATTATTCTGGCAGTCATCGTCATGAGCAAATTGGAGAAATTTTTCAATAAAGTTCTTCACGAAAGTGTGAAAAATTTTGTCACTCCATTATTTTTGCTTGTCATTATGGTACCTCTTACCCTGCTCGTATTTGGTCCATTTGGAGTATATGTAGGTAATGCCATTGCATCAGGACTCGTTGCCGCATTCGGATTCAGTCCGTTATTGGCAGGAGCCGTTATGGGTGCAAGCTGGCAGTTGCTCGTTATTTTCGGGGTTCACTGGGGACTCATACCCGTATTTATCAACAATGTTGCTGTATATGGACGTGATGGCGTCAAACCGGCTGCGACAGCTTCCATCTTCGCGCAGACCGGAGCTGCATTCGGCGTTATGCTGAAAACCAAAAATAAAAAGCTGAAAACGCTGGCGGGTTCATCGACATTGACAGCCTTGTTCGGGATTACCGAGCCGGCCATATATGGTGTCACTCTGCCACTCAAACGCCCATTCATCGCAGGAGTGATCGGGGGTGCTGTTGGTGGGGCCATTATTGGTCAGGCAGGTACGCAGGCATTCGCTTCGGGCGCTCCAGGGCTACTGACTTTGCCGATCTTCTATGGACCAGGTGGAGAGGGCTTCCCTGGACTGATTCTTGGGATCTGCGTATCCTTTGTTGTTTCGGCTGCATTGACGTACATTATGGGATTCAAAGATCCGGTTGATGAGGAAGAACAAGAAAAAAGCACGGAATCTACCAATCCATCAGAAAGAACGGCGGAATCCGTGGATCAAGAAGTTCTTAGCCCGATTGAGGGGACTATTGTTGAACTGACTGAGGTACCAGATCCGGCATTTTCATCCGGCGCGATGGGTAAAGGCGTTGCGATTGAGCCGGCAGTTGGCCGAGTCGTTGCTCCTTTTGACGGTACTATTACTGTGGCTTTCAAAAAGAAACATGCCCTGGCTGTTGTATCGGATACAGGTGCGGAGATTTTGGTTCATGTCGGGGTGGATACCGTCAAGCTCGATGGTCAGCACTTTACATCACATATTCAGGAAGGTGATCGGGTTAAAGCAGGGGATTTGCTGCTGGAATTCGATATCGCTGCAATCAAGGCCGCTGGTTATCATACGGTAACCCCTATTATTGTAACGAATTCTGCAAACTATGAGGAAGTGGTTCCTTTGACTACGGGACAAGTTCGGGTTCAAGAGCCTTTACTTACCCTGTATGGTGGAAAGGGACAGGAATAA
- a CDS encoding ABC transporter substrate-binding protein gives MLRHPNKLQLSCIILVLTLLLSACGQGEQTSLSSNGGNSAQQSETSTDTAGESATRVYKDALGREVTIPSHPQRILTTQYLPEMLAAGLKPAGAASHLLNNYVSIKDQLEGIEDIGVSNKLNLEKALELQPDLIIAAEWNEDQLEQLSKIAPTVVVQWEGVDAFQHFESVADVIGRSEQAEEWVQAFNQKSEEARTKLSSFVSPDETFGVVVIGGFEKGQLRVYGNANVGYTLYDVLKFNMTDTVKEEWAKGDHELGINISLEKLPEYASADRLFVVRFDNDPDFLKEVDDSKLWHSLPAVKNNKVYVVDESLWFSYDVMSLNAQLDDAVQLLTK, from the coding sequence ATGTTGCGTCATCCAAATAAACTCCAGCTTTCATGCATCATTCTTGTGCTAACCTTGCTTCTCTCTGCTTGCGGTCAAGGGGAACAAACATCATTATCTTCTAATGGGGGGAACTCTGCTCAGCAGTCAGAAACGTCAACCGATACTGCCGGAGAATCGGCAACTCGTGTATATAAAGATGCTCTTGGCCGTGAGGTAACGATTCCATCCCATCCCCAACGTATTCTAACTACACAGTATTTACCGGAAATGCTGGCAGCAGGACTTAAACCAGCTGGGGCAGCATCACATCTGCTTAACAACTATGTCTCGATTAAAGATCAATTGGAAGGGATCGAAGATATCGGGGTATCCAATAAGCTGAATTTGGAAAAGGCACTCGAACTGCAGCCGGACCTCATCATTGCAGCAGAGTGGAATGAGGACCAATTGGAACAATTGTCCAAGATTGCCCCTACGGTTGTTGTCCAATGGGAAGGTGTCGATGCATTCCAACACTTCGAGTCAGTGGCTGACGTAATTGGCAGAAGCGAACAAGCAGAGGAATGGGTTCAGGCATTCAATCAGAAATCCGAAGAGGCACGCACCAAGCTTTCTTCCTTCGTTTCACCAGATGAGACATTCGGCGTAGTGGTTATTGGCGGATTTGAAAAAGGTCAACTCAGAGTATACGGGAACGCTAATGTAGGATATACCTTATATGACGTGCTGAAGTTCAACATGACAGATACCGTCAAAGAGGAATGGGCCAAAGGGGATCATGAACTCGGCATCAACATCTCTCTTGAGAAGCTGCCAGAATATGCCTCAGCAGATCGACTGTTTGTGGTCAGATTCGATAATGATCCTGATTTCCTCAAAGAAGTGGATGATAGCAAGTTGTGGCACTCACTGCCTGCCGTCAAAAATAATAAAGTTTACGTGGTTGATGAGAGCCTATGGTTCTCTTACGACGTGATGTCTCTCAATGCTCAATTGGATGATGCAGTTCAATTACTTACCAAATAA
- the licT gene encoding BglG family transcription antiterminator LicT, translated as MKIAKVINNNVISIYQADGAELVVMGRGIAFKKKPGDKVDETRIQKVFALKNKQTSDNFKMLLREVPMELIEIVEEIITYARENLGRNLNENIYVSLTDHINFAIERYREGVEIKNALMWEIKQLYKAEFGLGLKTLEQIKSRLHIELPPDEAAYIALHIVNAEMNEEVITTMNITKFIQQIINIAKYHFKMEFDEESLSYFRFITHLKFFSQRVLSGTHYDNNYDHFYDMIKEKHPEAAACTEKIEMFVNKEYNHQLTNEEKLYLTVHIERVVNR; from the coding sequence GTGAAAATAGCAAAGGTTATCAACAATAACGTCATTAGCATCTATCAGGCGGATGGAGCAGAGCTTGTCGTGATGGGGCGTGGGATTGCCTTTAAGAAGAAGCCGGGGGATAAAGTAGACGAGACCCGCATCCAGAAAGTTTTTGCGCTTAAAAACAAGCAGACATCCGACAATTTCAAAATGCTTCTGCGTGAAGTGCCCATGGAACTAATCGAAATTGTGGAAGAAATTATTACCTACGCCAGAGAGAATCTGGGCCGTAACTTGAATGAAAATATTTATGTTTCCCTGACGGATCATATTAACTTTGCGATTGAACGATATCGTGAAGGGGTAGAGATCAAGAATGCACTGATGTGGGAAATCAAACAGCTATACAAGGCTGAGTTCGGACTAGGTCTGAAAACGCTGGAGCAGATCAAGTCTAGACTTCATATCGAGCTTCCTCCGGATGAAGCAGCGTATATTGCCCTGCATATTGTCAACGCGGAGATGAATGAAGAAGTTATTACAACGATGAACATCACGAAGTTTATTCAGCAGATTATTAATATAGCGAAATATCACTTCAAGATGGAATTCGACGAGGAGTCTCTCAGTTATTTTCGCTTCATTACGCATCTGAAGTTCTTCTCCCAGAGGGTATTAAGCGGCACGCATTATGACAATAATTATGACCACTTTTACGACATGATAAAAGAGAAGCACCCGGAAGCGGCGGCATGTACGGAGAAAATCGAAATGTTCGTCAACAAGGAATATAACCATCAGCTTACCAACGAAGAGAAATTGTATCTGACCGTCCACATTGAACGGGTCGTTAATCGATAA
- a CDS encoding biotin transporter BioY: MKLSLRGIVFSALMAAILVLFGYISIPIGFSPVPITLQTLAVMLAGGLLGPLYGFLSVALVVVLTAVGFPLLHGAGGLAVLLGPTGGYVMMWPFSALLIGLLLSRIKLNGFVGYFLAFIVFEVFGSMLIYVSGVPWLAYAYKMSLPEAMIQGFYPYIIGDLIKALFAAIIIAPVRMVFPPQRLTGNMNSTVVRADS; the protein is encoded by the coding sequence ATGAAATTATCTTTGCGAGGTATTGTATTCAGCGCACTGATGGCAGCCATACTGGTTCTTTTTGGTTACATAAGTATTCCCATTGGTTTCTCTCCTGTGCCGATTACATTGCAAACTCTTGCGGTTATGCTGGCAGGCGGACTGCTTGGTCCCTTATATGGTTTTCTAAGTGTCGCTTTAGTCGTAGTCCTGACTGCAGTTGGCTTCCCGCTTCTGCATGGCGCAGGCGGACTTGCAGTACTCCTTGGTCCTACAGGGGGATATGTCATGATGTGGCCCTTCTCCGCATTGCTTATTGGGTTATTACTCAGCAGAATCAAACTGAACGGATTCGTTGGTTATTTCCTGGCCTTTATCGTATTTGAGGTATTTGGTTCAATGTTGATTTATGTTTCGGGCGTGCCCTGGTTGGCCTATGCTTACAAAATGTCATTACCCGAAGCCATGATACAAGGGTTCTATCCCTACATTATCGGTGATCTGATCAAAGCCTTGTTCGCTGCGATCATCATCGCACCTGTGCGCATGGTCTTCCCTCCGCAACGACTGACAGGCAATATGAACTCAACGGTTGTGCGAGCAGATTCTTAG
- a CDS encoding amidohydrolase family protein produces the protein MRLDAHQHFWNYNIREYGWIEEHMSVIRRSFLPEDLESLLTGAGISGCMAIQARQSLEETEWLLDMAQRHEFIKGIVGWVDLCSLEAEHQLEKYASSPWLKGVRHVIQDEPDVQFVLRDDFQRGIALLQQYNLAYDLLVSKEQLPYAVELVKMFPEQRFVLDHLAKPDIKAGTVSPWKEALYSLSEQPNVYCKLSGMITEADWTNWKQEDFAPYLNIALEAFGPDRVMFGSDWPVCTVAGTYAQVLEIIRKHTFCMSEVEKQMIFGGTCATFYQL, from the coding sequence ATGAGACTGGATGCGCATCAGCATTTCTGGAATTATAATATTCGTGAATATGGTTGGATCGAGGAACACATGAGCGTCATTCGACGATCGTTTCTTCCAGAAGATTTGGAGAGTCTGTTAACCGGTGCAGGAATATCGGGTTGCATGGCGATACAGGCTAGACAATCGTTGGAGGAAACCGAATGGCTTCTAGACATGGCGCAGCGGCATGAGTTCATCAAGGGTATTGTGGGTTGGGTAGATCTGTGTTCTTTAGAAGCTGAACATCAGCTTGAGAAATATGCATCAAGCCCTTGGCTGAAGGGAGTGCGTCATGTAATACAGGATGAACCGGATGTACAGTTTGTATTGCGTGACGATTTTCAGCGCGGAATTGCTTTGCTACAGCAATATAATCTGGCCTACGATCTGCTTGTGTCCAAGGAGCAACTCCCTTATGCTGTAGAGCTAGTAAAGATGTTTCCTGAACAGCGATTTGTACTTGACCATTTGGCGAAGCCCGATATTAAGGCAGGAACGGTCTCCCCTTGGAAGGAAGCGCTATACTCTTTGTCAGAACAACCGAATGTGTACTGCAAATTATCTGGAATGATAACGGAAGCAGATTGGACAAACTGGAAACAGGAGGACTTTGCACCTTATTTGAATATCGCCCTAGAAGCGTTTGGTCCGGATCGGGTGATGTTTGGCTCGGATTGGCCTGTTTGCACGGTGGCTGGTACATATGCTCAAGTGCTTGAAATTATCAGGAAACATACTTTTTGCATGTCTGAGGTAGAGAAGCAGATGATATTCGGCGGCACCTGCGCTACCTTTTATCAGTTATAG
- a CDS encoding 6-phospho-beta-glucosidase, translated as MTNFKFPKDFLWGGAIAANQAEGAYLEGGKGLSIVDLLPTGENRRSIMKGHVPALTPLETEFYPSHEAIDFYHRYPEDIALFAEMGFKALRVSIAWARIFPTGEDAQPNEAGLQFYDRLFDELLKHGIEPVVTLAHFDVPVNLIEKYGSWRSRELVSLFETYAKTVFSRYKDKVKYWMTFNEINMLLHLPFLGAGLVFKDGDHVKEIQYQAAHHQLVASALAVKACHEIIPGAMIGCMLAAGSFYPYTCNPEDVFQGMEKDRESYFFIDVQSRGEYPGYAKRFFKDHGLNISMQPGDAEILKNHTVDYIGFSYYSSRTTSTDPEVVKNMTSGNVFGSVANPYLAKSEWGWTIDPKGIRITANQLHDRYQKPLFVVENGFGANDVVTPEGEVDDAYRIDYLKRHVAEMGEAIQDGVDIIGYTSWGPIDIVSASSGEMRKRYGYIYVDRDNEGKGELKRIKKKSFHWYKNVIESDGSNLEQE; from the coding sequence ATGACTAATTTTAAGTTTCCCAAAGACTTTTTGTGGGGTGGAGCCATTGCTGCCAATCAGGCAGAGGGTGCTTATCTCGAAGGAGGTAAAGGGCTGAGCATTGTTGACTTGTTGCCGACAGGAGAGAATCGCAGAAGCATCATGAAGGGTCATGTCCCTGCATTGACCCCACTGGAAACCGAGTTTTATCCTTCGCATGAAGCCATTGATTTCTATCATCGTTATCCCGAGGATATCGCTCTGTTTGCCGAGATGGGATTCAAAGCGCTGCGTGTATCGATTGCCTGGGCACGGATTTTCCCAACCGGAGAAGATGCACAGCCGAATGAAGCGGGTTTGCAGTTTTATGATCGATTATTCGATGAACTGTTGAAGCATGGTATCGAGCCTGTGGTTACGCTTGCTCACTTCGATGTACCGGTCAATCTGATTGAGAAATATGGCAGTTGGAGAAGCCGTGAGTTGGTGAGTCTGTTTGAAACCTACGCAAAAACCGTATTCAGCCGTTACAAAGACAAGGTGAAATACTGGATGACGTTCAACGAAATTAACATGCTTCTGCATCTGCCATTCCTTGGTGCGGGTTTGGTCTTTAAAGACGGTGATCATGTAAAAGAGATTCAATATCAGGCAGCACACCATCAATTGGTGGCAAGTGCACTGGCGGTTAAAGCCTGTCACGAGATCATCCCGGGCGCAATGATCGGTTGTATGCTTGCGGCAGGAAGCTTTTATCCTTATACCTGCAATCCGGAAGATGTGTTCCAGGGCATGGAGAAAGACAGGGAGTCCTACTTCTTCATTGATGTTCAGTCGCGTGGGGAGTACCCGGGTTATGCCAAACGTTTCTTCAAGGATCATGGACTCAATATTAGCATGCAGCCAGGTGATGCGGAAATTCTGAAAAACCATACTGTTGATTATATTGGATTTAGTTATTATTCAAGTCGTACAACTTCCACGGATCCGGAAGTCGTCAAAAACATGACGAGCGGCAATGTATTTGGTTCTGTAGCGAATCCGTATTTGGCAAAATCGGAATGGGGCTGGACAATTGATCCCAAAGGCATCCGCATTACAGCCAATCAACTGCATGACCGCTATCAAAAACCGCTGTTTGTTGTAGAGAATGGTTTTGGCGCCAATGACGTGGTTACCCCTGAAGGTGAGGTTGATGATGCGTACCGGATTGATTATCTGAAACGCCATGTTGCTGAGATGGGTGAAGCTATTCAGGATGGTGTAGATATCATTGGTTATACAAGCTGGGGGCCAATCGATATTGTCAGCGCTTCTTCAGGAGAGATGAGAAAACGCTATGGTTATATCTATGTGGACCGTGACAATGAAGGCAAGGGTGAATTGAAGCGGATCAAGAAGAAGAGTTTCCATTGGTACAAAAATGTAATTGAATCTGATGGCAGCAATTTAGAACAGGAATAA